One Spinacia oleracea cultivar Varoflay chromosome 4, BTI_SOV_V1, whole genome shotgun sequence DNA segment encodes these proteins:
- the LOC110781735 gene encoding peptidyl-prolyl cis-trans isomerase FKBP62-like encodes MTNLLQHQRSTTKNSIQNLKRVPSTTKKKQMVSKRLAKAIILIEVLTLATTNNNNNKKSAPLTVVRDDSYEDALDDDQLKQGKYDETVKECSKAIELNPAYVKALLRRGEAYEKLERYEEAISDMKKILEVEASNEQARRNIVRMEPLAREKAEKMKEEMTSNLFLLHTSADPLLYLHSPL; translated from the exons ATGACGAACCTGCTGCAGCACCAGAGATCAACCACAAAAAACTCGATTCAGAACCTGAAACGAGTTCCGTCAACAACAAAGAAGAAACAGATGGTTTCGAAACGGCTAGCAAAGGCGATCATTCTGATAGAGGTACTGACTTTGGCGACgacgaacaacaacaacaacaagaaatCTGCGCCATTGACGGTTGTTAGGGATGATTCTTATGAAGATGCTCTTGATGATGATCAATTGAAACAG GGAAAGTATGATGAGACAGTCAAGGAATGTTCAAAAGCTATAGAACTAAATCCAGCATATGTCAAAGCTCTTCTCAGGAGAGGAGAGGCTTATGAAAAGCTTGAACGATATGAAGAGGCCATCTCTG ATATGAAAAAAATATTGGAAGTGGAAGCTTCAAATGAGCAGGCTAGGAGGAATATTGTTCGAATGGAGCCATTAGCCCGAGAAAAGGCGGAAAAGATGAAGGAAGAAATGACTAGTAACCTTTTTCTTCTTCACACTTCCGCTGATCCTCTCCTGTATCTTCACTCTCCTTTGTGA